One genomic segment of Vulpes vulpes isolate BD-2025 chromosome 2, VulVul3, whole genome shotgun sequence includes these proteins:
- the COPRS gene encoding coordinator of PRMT5 and differentiation stimulator has product MDRQAAGARALGAAEPPRGAPPSPGASFAPADHSGQERETEKAMDRLGNGAQSVPNGSPTHDEGTHSEEEGFAVDDEDSDGDLNTWELSEGVSNCPPKESAADIFNEDWDLELKADQGNPYDADDIQGCISQEVKPWVCCAPQGDMIYDPSWHHPPPLIPHYSKMVFETGQFDDAED; this is encoded by the exons ATGGACCGTCAGgccgccggagcccgggcgctgGGGGCCGCCGAGCCGCCTCGGGGGGCGCCCCCCAGCCCGGGG GCCAGCTTTGCCCCTGCTGACCACtctgggcaggagagagagaccGAGAAGGCCATGGATCGGCTAGGCAA TGGAGCACAGAGTGTCCCTAATGGTAGTCCTACCCATGATGAGGGCACCCACTCGGAAGAGGAAGGCTTTGCTGTGGATGATGAGGATTCTGATGGGGACCTGAATACCTGGGAGCTGTCAGAAGGGGTGTCCAACTGTCCGCCCAAGGAATCGGCTGCTGATATTTTTAACGAGGACTGGGACTTGGAGTTGAAAGCAGATCAAGGCAATCCATATG ATGCCGATGACATCCAGGGTTGCATCTCTCAAGAGGTCAAACCTTGGGTGTGCTGTGCCCCACAAGGAGACATGATCTATGACCCTAGTTGGCACCATCCACCTCCACTGATACCCCATTATTCCAAGATGGTCTTCGAAACAGGACAGTTTGATGATGCTGAAGATTGA